The following proteins are co-located in the Roseovarius arcticus genome:
- a CDS encoding DUF484 family protein, translated as MSSKPKMDDHLRERIISQPDVILEDHDLMHALIAANERAMGGNIVDLRGIAMDRLEARLDRLEDTHRSVIAAAYDNLAGTNQVHRAILRMLDPTEFEAFLRDLGGEVADILRVSSVRLILESVQDDDDPAVKRLGEVLSVAEPGFVARYIENGRNGERQVTLRQLSGGEGALHGEAAAHIRSEACLRLDFGEGRLPGMLVLGAEDPHQFTPQQGTDLLTFFAGVFERAMRRWLS; from the coding sequence ATGAGCAGTAAACCAAAGATGGACGATCATCTGCGCGAGCGGATCATCAGTCAGCCCGATGTTATCCTAGAAGATCATGACCTTATGCATGCTCTGATCGCCGCGAACGAGCGGGCGATGGGCGGCAATATCGTCGATCTGCGCGGAATCGCGATGGACAGGCTGGAGGCGCGGTTGGACCGGCTTGAGGATACGCATCGCAGTGTCATTGCCGCCGCCTACGACAATCTGGCCGGTACAAATCAAGTGCATCGCGCCATTCTGCGCATGCTCGACCCCACTGAATTTGAGGCGTTCCTGCGCGATCTGGGCGGCGAAGTAGCCGACATCCTGCGCGTCTCATCGGTGCGACTGATACTCGAATCGGTGCAGGACGACGACGACCCCGCCGTAAAGCGCCTGGGCGAGGTTCTGTCGGTGGCCGAGCCGGGATTCGTGGCGCGCTACATCGAGAATGGCCGCAACGGAGAGCGGCAGGTCACTTTGCGCCAGCTTAGCGGTGGCGAGGGCGCGCTACACGGCGAAGCGGCCGCGCATATCCGCTCCGAGGCGTGTCTGCGCCTTGATTTCGGCGAGGGGCGCCTGCCCGGTATGCTGGTCTTGGGCGCCGAGGACCCGCACCAGTTCACCCCGCAACAGGGCACTGATCTGCTGACCTTTTTTGCAGGCGTGTTTGAGAGGGCGATGCGGCGCTGGCTGTCATGA
- a CDS encoding SAM-dependent methyltransferase: MSAKASIEAGSKTEAINSLDLSCFERDDYLNLLLQRSEVMFDIPKSGQIIKAWNRGNVEPISAVIDDLGIKIAQRAAGVIHAEYLAIEGLLKELKPRRIADIGCGYGFFDLFAAMSLKTEIVLIDLEQNEHRHFGFKDQGAAYSSLKVARQLLVANNVPAADIECVNPRETSPETINPVDLVVSFISCGFHYPVDSYLPTIDKALKPGGAAIFDLRATTESEQVEKLAQFGTVTTIAARPKVHRVLLRKDH; this comes from the coding sequence ATGTCAGCTAAAGCCAGTATTGAAGCAGGATCTAAGACCGAAGCAATAAACTCTCTCGATCTGAGCTGCTTTGAGCGCGACGACTATCTGAACCTACTTCTGCAAAGATCAGAGGTCATGTTCGACATTCCCAAATCCGGTCAAATCATCAAGGCGTGGAACCGGGGCAACGTCGAACCAATCAGTGCGGTTATCGACGACTTGGGTATAAAGATCGCACAGCGCGCGGCAGGGGTGATCCATGCAGAATACCTCGCCATTGAGGGATTGCTGAAGGAGTTAAAGCCAAGACGCATTGCTGATATCGGATGCGGTTACGGGTTTTTCGATCTGTTTGCCGCGATGTCATTGAAAACCGAAATCGTCCTCATCGACCTAGAGCAGAATGAGCACCGCCATTTCGGGTTCAAAGATCAAGGTGCGGCCTATTCTTCGCTCAAGGTCGCTCGTCAGTTGTTGGTGGCGAACAACGTCCCTGCTGCGGACATAGAATGTGTAAACCCACGCGAAACTTCGCCGGAAACGATCAATCCCGTCGACTTGGTGGTGAGCTTTATATCGTGCGGCTTTCACTATCCCGTGGATAGCTATCTGCCCACCATCGACAAGGCGCTCAAGCCCGGCGGCGCGGCAATTTTCGACCTGCGCGCAACAACAGAAAGCGAGCAAGTCGAAAAACTGGCGCAATTTGGGACTGTTACAACCATCGCTGCACGGCCCAAAGTTCACCGGGTGTTGCTTCGCAAAGATCACTGA
- a CDS encoding tyrosine recombinase XerC, whose amino-acid sequence MISPAARDALALWLDHQRALRGAAANTITAYTGDVTEFLTFITQHKGEPQGLGALAQITTSDMRAWMAHTRGHDVGARSLARKLSAVKSFVRWLAEREGFEPTAVLATRSPKFQRKLPRPLSVEAAKNVIDTAEFQSLTPWIAARDQAVITLLYGCGLRISEALSLTGADAPLATTLRITGKGGKERLVPVLPAARDAVDAYTRACPHPIEADGPLFMGARGGKLAPRAIQSVMASVRAQLGLPATATPHAMRHSFATHLLNAGGDLRAIQELLGHASLSTTQAYTGVDTARLMEIYARAHPKA is encoded by the coding sequence ATGATCTCGCCGGCCGCACGCGATGCGCTGGCGCTGTGGCTGGATCATCAGCGCGCGCTGCGCGGCGCGGCGGCCAACACGATTACGGCCTATACTGGCGACGTGACCGAGTTTCTGACCTTTATCACGCAGCACAAGGGTGAGCCGCAGGGCTTGGGCGCGCTGGCGCAGATCACAACCTCCGACATGCGCGCATGGATGGCGCACACGCGCGGACATGATGTTGGCGCACGCAGCCTTGCGCGCAAACTGTCGGCGGTCAAATCGTTCGTTCGCTGGCTGGCCGAGCGTGAAGGGTTTGAGCCGACCGCCGTCCTCGCCACCCGTAGCCCCAAGTTTCAGCGCAAACTGCCCAGACCGCTCAGCGTGGAGGCCGCCAAAAATGTGATCGACACGGCAGAGTTTCAATCGCTGACGCCATGGATCGCAGCGCGCGATCAGGCGGTCATCACGCTGCTCTACGGCTGCGGCCTACGCATATCCGAGGCGCTATCTCTGACCGGGGCCGACGCGCCCCTGGCTACCACGTTGCGCATCACTGGCAAGGGCGGCAAGGAGCGGCTTGTGCCAGTACTGCCCGCAGCGCGGGATGCGGTTGATGCCTACACCCGCGCTTGTCCGCACCCGATCGAGGCGGACGGCCCGCTCTTCATGGGTGCGCGCGGTGGAAAACTGGCCCCCCGCGCGATCCAATCCGTGATGGCAAGCGTGCGCGCGCAGTTGGGCCTGCCTGCGACAGCGACACCGCACGCCATGCGCCACAGCTTTGCCACTCATTTGCTGAATGCCGGCGGCGATCTGCGCGCGATCCAAGAACTGCTGGGCCACGCATCGCTATCGACCACGCAGGCCTATACCGGCGTCGACACCGCCCGCCTGATGGAAATCTATGCACGCGCTCACCCCAAAGCCTGA
- the fsa gene encoding fructose-6-phosphate aldolase, whose amino-acid sequence MKFFVDTAEVDQIAELNDLGMVDGVTTNPSLILKSGRDILEVTKEIAEMVDGPVSAEVVALEADAMIEEGRKLAKIAGNIAVKVPLTWAGLKACKVLSDEGNMVNVTLCFSANQALLAAKVGATFISPFIGRLDDINLDGMELISDIRQIYDNYGYETQILAASIRTVNHAYQAAMVGSDVMTAPPAVIKKMADHPLTDAGLDQFMKDWAKTGQKIV is encoded by the coding sequence ATGAAATTTTTCGTAGATACCGCCGAAGTCGATCAAATCGCCGAGCTGAACGATCTGGGCATGGTCGACGGAGTCACCACTAACCCGTCGCTGATCCTGAAATCAGGCCGGGATATTTTGGAAGTCACCAAAGAGATCGCCGAAATGGTCGACGGCCCCGTCAGCGCCGAGGTCGTCGCGCTGGAGGCCGATGCAATGATCGAAGAGGGCCGCAAGCTGGCAAAGATCGCGGGCAACATCGCAGTCAAAGTGCCGCTGACATGGGCCGGCCTCAAGGCATGCAAGGTGCTGTCGGATGAGGGCAACATGGTTAACGTGACCTTGTGCTTTTCGGCCAATCAGGCGCTGCTAGCGGCCAAAGTCGGCGCGACATTTATCAGCCCCTTCATCGGTCGGCTGGACGACATCAACCTTGACGGGATGGAACTGATTTCCGACATCCGCCAAATCTATGACAATTACGGATACGAGACGCAGATATTGGCGGCCTCCATCCGTACAGTGAACCACGCTTATCAGGCCGCGATGGTCGGTTCGGACGTGATGACCGCGCCGCCCGCAGTGATCAAGAAGATGGCAGATCACCCGCTGACCGACGCCGGGCTGGACCAGTTCATGAAGGATTGGGCCAAGACAGGTCAGAAAATCGTTTGA
- the ychF gene encoding redox-regulated ATPase YchF — protein MGFKMGIVGMPNVGKSTLFNALTRTAAAQAANFPFCTIEPNVGDVAVPDVRLDTLAQIAGSKQIIPTRMTFVDIAGLVKGASKGEGLGNQFLANIREVDAIAHVLRCFEDGDVTHVEGRVDPVADAETIETELMLADIESIEKRMQNITRKVRGGDKEAIQQERLLKAALAALEQGQPARTVAVDDDDKRTWKLLQLLTTKPVLYVCNVGEADASGGNALSAKVAEMAAAEGNSAVVISAQIEEEISQLDADEAEMFLTEMGLDEAGLSRLIKAGYELLHLETYFTVGPKEARAWTIRSGTSAPKAAGVIHGDFERGFIRAETIAYNDFTSLGGEQAAKEAGKMRAEGKSYIVKDGDVLHFLFNT, from the coding sequence ATGGGTTTTAAAATGGGTATCGTCGGGATGCCGAACGTCGGCAAGTCCACGCTGTTTAACGCGTTGACGCGCACCGCCGCCGCGCAGGCCGCCAACTTTCCCTTTTGCACGATTGAGCCGAACGTGGGCGATGTGGCAGTGCCGGATGTGCGCCTGGACACGTTAGCGCAGATCGCGGGCAGCAAGCAGATTATTCCTACCCGGATGACGTTCGTCGATATCGCCGGCCTCGTAAAGGGCGCCAGCAAGGGCGAGGGTCTGGGAAACCAGTTTTTGGCCAATATCCGCGAGGTGGACGCGATTGCGCATGTGCTGCGCTGCTTTGAGGATGGCGACGTCACCCATGTCGAGGGCCGCGTCGATCCGGTGGCCGACGCCGAAACGATCGAGACCGAGCTGATGCTGGCTGATATCGAGAGCATAGAGAAGCGGATGCAGAACATCACCCGCAAGGTCCGCGGCGGCGACAAGGAGGCAATCCAGCAAGAGCGCCTGCTAAAGGCAGCACTTGCCGCGCTGGAGCAGGGCCAGCCCGCCCGCACCGTCGCTGTTGACGACGACGACAAACGGACCTGGAAGCTGCTGCAACTTTTGACCACCAAGCCGGTGCTCTATGTCTGCAACGTCGGCGAGGCAGATGCCTCCGGCGGCAATGCCCTTTCGGCGAAGGTGGCCGAGATGGCGGCGGCCGAGGGTAATTCCGCCGTCGTAATCAGCGCCCAGATCGAAGAGGAAATCAGCCAGCTGGACGCCGATGAGGCCGAGATGTTCCTCACCGAAATGGGACTGGACGAGGCCGGCCTGTCGCGCCTGATCAAGGCGGGCTATGAGCTGCTGCACCTCGAGACATATTTTACCGTAGGCCCGAAAGAGGCACGCGCCTGGACGATCCGATCAGGCACGTCGGCGCCGAAGGCAGCAGGCGTGATCCACGGTGATTTTGAGCGCGGTTTCATCCGCGCCGAGACCATCGCCTATAACGACTTCACCTCGCTGGGCGGCGAACAGGCGGCCAAGGAAGCGGGCAAGATGCGCGCCGAAGGAAAGTCGTATATCGTCAAGGATGGCGACGTGCTGCACTTTTTGTTCAACACCTGA
- a CDS encoding glutaminase has protein sequence MSDTFPDGLQDFLHDLNREMHDAANWGTPADYIPELASVDPAQFAISVAMADGRTLSAGAHTKRFSIQSVSKVFTLAAALGRIGDTLWARVGREPSGTAFNSIALLEQEKGRPRNPFINAGAIVTTDALLDGRQPREALAELIQFIRAAADDADIHIDKHVAASEEATGHRNAALAHYLYSFGNLRNEPDLTLGTYMHQCAIAMTTDQLAQSGRMLAGLEGAPRLISRRRARRINALMMTCGHYDGSGDFAYRVGLPGKSGVGGGILMIAPGKASIAVWSPGLNHYGNSKAGTEAAHRLANFTGWSVFGA, from the coding sequence ATGAGTGATACTTTCCCGGATGGCCTTCAGGACTTCCTGCACGACCTGAACCGCGAAATGCACGACGCTGCCAACTGGGGCACGCCTGCCGACTACATCCCCGAACTGGCCAGCGTCGACCCCGCGCAATTCGCCATTTCTGTCGCGATGGCGGACGGTCGCACGCTATCGGCCGGCGCCCATACCAAACGCTTTTCAATCCAGAGCGTTAGCAAGGTGTTCACCCTCGCCGCCGCGCTTGGCCGCATTGGCGATACCCTTTGGGCGCGCGTTGGGCGCGAGCCGTCGGGCACCGCGTTTAACTCCATCGCGCTGCTAGAGCAGGAAAAAGGCCGCCCGCGCAATCCTTTCATCAACGCGGGCGCTATCGTGACGACCGATGCGCTGCTGGACGGGCGCCAGCCGCGCGAGGCGCTGGCAGAACTGATCCAATTTATCCGCGCTGCCGCAGACGACGCCGATATCCACATCGACAAACACGTCGCCGCCTCCGAAGAGGCGACAGGCCACCGCAACGCGGCGCTGGCGCATTACCTCTATTCCTTTGGCAATTTGCGAAACGAGCCTGACCTGACCCTTGGCACCTATATGCATCAATGCGCCATCGCGATGACCACCGATCAGCTGGCGCAATCGGGACGGATGCTGGCCGGGCTAGAGGGCGCGCCGCGCCTGATATCACGGCGGCGCGCGCGCCGGATCAATGCGCTGATGATGACTTGCGGGCACTATGACGGTTCGGGCGATTTTGCCTATCGCGTCGGCCTGCCGGGCAAAAGCGGCGTCGGCGGGGGCATCCTGATGATCGCACCCGGAAAGGCGTCTATCGCCGTCTGGTCGCCGGGTCTGAACCACTACGGCAACTCCAAAGCCGGGACCGAGGCGGCCCACCGCCTTGCCAATTTCACCGGATGGTCCGTGTTCGGCGCCTGA
- a CDS encoding CDP-alcohol phosphatidyltransferase family protein: MTREIKALSVHLFTATGIVFAMLAMLAAADEQWGLMFVWLVVAFAVDGADGPLARKYDVAKYAPRFDGNLLDMIIDFITYAFIPAFALFKSGLLPGWPGWVAIIAIIFASSMYFCDRGMKTEDKSFQGFPGCWNMLVLVLFATEPPHWFTLGLVTVLAIAMFLPLKFVHPVRTKRWRKISLPMIFIWTFFAGWAAWVDFHPESWAHWGLVIASVYLLGAGIVQQIVPERKAA, from the coding sequence ATGACTCGCGAAATCAAAGCCCTCTCTGTCCATCTCTTTACTGCGACAGGCATCGTGTTCGCCATGCTGGCCATGTTGGCGGCGGCTGATGAACAATGGGGCCTGATGTTCGTCTGGTTGGTCGTTGCCTTCGCCGTCGACGGCGCGGATGGCCCGCTGGCGCGCAAGTATGACGTGGCGAAATACGCCCCCCGCTTCGACGGCAATTTGCTGGACATGATCATCGATTTCATCACCTACGCGTTCATTCCCGCGTTTGCCCTTTTCAAGTCCGGGCTGCTGCCAGGCTGGCCGGGTTGGGTGGCAATTATCGCCATTATCTTTGCCAGCTCTATGTATTTCTGCGACCGCGGAATGAAGACCGAAGACAAGTCATTTCAAGGCTTTCCGGGCTGCTGGAACATGCTGGTGCTGGTCCTTTTTGCAACCGAGCCGCCCCACTGGTTTACGCTGGGACTGGTGACGGTGCTGGCTATCGCGATGTTCCTGCCACTGAAGTTCGTGCATCCCGTGCGCACCAAGCGCTGGCGGAAGATATCGCTGCCGATGATCTTTATCTGGACGTTCTTTGCAGGCTGGGCCGCTTGGGTCGATTTCCACCCCGAAAGCTGGGCCCACTGGGGCCTGGTCATCGCGTCAGTCTATCTGCTCGGCGCGGGTATCGTGCAGCAGATCGTGCCCGAGCGTAAGGCAGCCTGA
- a CDS encoding primosomal protein N': MTAAPKFFDAGELVGVLTAQPLDRVLDYRAPEGGCFLGAFVEVPLGPRKVLGVVWGAGEGGYDLAKVRSILRVLDAAPMADEMQVFLQKAADYTLTPMNAMLRLATRAPGLGDPPSMRKVYRIGYSAPSRVTDARSRVLEVLEGQGDQSFTLKELSDEAGVTASVIKGLVKQGAVDEVDTPRDTPYRRLDPALASKELTGDQASCAATLDTAIQTGAYGTTLLRGVTGSGKTEVYLEAVASTLRTGRQALVLLPEIALTAEFLTRVQARFGAKPAEWHSGVTLTERRRCWKMVGEGGAQLVVGARSALFLPFRDLGLIVVDEEHDTSYKQEDGVLYNARDMAVLRASICGAQVVLASATPSLETWVNAEAGKYTRLDLKARFGVAVMPEVRAIDMRVEDLPGNRWISPTMQSAITQRIERGEQSLLFINRRGYAPVTICRACGHQVGCDHCDARMVEHRFQKRLMCHQCGETKPMPEKCPSCEVEGKMAPVGPGVERLGEEAASLFPDARVATLSSDMFASSRALKEQIRAIAMGEADIIIGTQLVAKGHNFPLLTLVGVIDADLGLQGSDLRAAERTFQLMRQVAGRAGRADKPGTAMLQTFQPEHPVIRAILSGDEEGFWRAEAEERRHAGVPPFGRMAGIILSSPDMQQAFDVGAALARSDGPLRQIGAQVYGPAPAPIARVRGRHRVRLLVKAPKGAALQPALAQWIASVRAPNSLRLSVDIDPQSFY, encoded by the coding sequence GTGACCGCTGCCCCCAAATTTTTTGACGCAGGCGAACTAGTGGGCGTGCTGACAGCCCAGCCACTGGATCGCGTGCTGGATTACCGCGCGCCGGAGGGGGGCTGTTTTTTAGGTGCGTTCGTTGAGGTGCCTTTGGGTCCGCGCAAGGTACTGGGCGTCGTCTGGGGGGCGGGCGAGGGCGGCTATGATCTGGCCAAGGTGCGCAGCATACTCCGCGTGCTGGACGCGGCGCCGATGGCCGATGAAATGCAGGTGTTTCTGCAAAAGGCTGCTGATTACACCCTGACGCCAATGAACGCGATGCTGCGCCTCGCCACCCGCGCGCCGGGGCTGGGTGATCCTCCGTCGATGCGCAAAGTGTACCGGATCGGCTATTCCGCGCCGTCGAGGGTGACGGATGCGCGCAGCCGCGTGCTGGAGGTGCTGGAGGGGCAGGGCGATCAGTCGTTCACGCTGAAGGAGCTTTCGGATGAGGCGGGTGTCACCGCGTCGGTCATCAAGGGGCTGGTGAAGCAGGGAGCTGTTGATGAAGTAGATACCCCCCGCGACACGCCCTACCGCCGTCTCGATCCGGCGCTTGCATCAAAGGAATTGACAGGCGATCAGGCTAGCTGCGCCGCCACGCTGGATACCGCGATCCAGACTGGCGCATACGGCACTACACTGCTGCGCGGCGTGACCGGTTCGGGCAAGACCGAAGTATATCTGGAGGCCGTCGCCAGCACCCTGCGTACGGGGCGTCAGGCGCTGGTGCTGCTCCCGGAAATCGCGCTTACGGCAGAATTCCTGACCCGTGTTCAGGCCCGTTTCGGCGCCAAGCCCGCCGAGTGGCACTCAGGCGTTACCCTGACCGAGCGGCGCCGCTGCTGGAAGATGGTCGGCGAGGGCGGTGCGCAGTTGGTCGTCGGCGCGCGGTCGGCGCTCTTTCTGCCATTCCGCGATCTGGGCCTGATCGTGGTCGATGAGGAGCATGACACCTCCTACAAGCAGGAAGACGGTGTTTTGTATAATGCGCGTGATATGGCCGTGCTACGCGCGTCGATCTGCGGCGCGCAGGTGGTGCTGGCGTCGGCCACGCCCAGCCTTGAGACTTGGGTCAACGCCGAGGCGGGCAAATATACCCGGCTGGATCTAAAGGCTCGGTTTGGCGTCGCAGTCATGCCCGAAGTGCGTGCGATAGATATGCGGGTTGAGGATCTTCCGGGCAACCGCTGGATATCGCCCACCATGCAATCGGCGATCACGCAGCGAATTGAACGCGGCGAGCAATCGCTGCTGTTCATCAATCGTCGCGGCTATGCACCCGTCACAATCTGCCGGGCCTGCGGGCATCAGGTGGGCTGCGATCACTGCGATGCGCGCATGGTCGAACATCGATTCCAAAAGCGCCTGATGTGCCACCAATGCGGCGAGACAAAGCCGATGCCGGAGAAATGCCCCTCCTGCGAGGTGGAGGGCAAGATGGCCCCTGTCGGCCCCGGCGTTGAACGTCTGGGCGAGGAGGCGGCATCTTTATTCCCCGACGCGCGCGTTGCGACGCTTAGCTCTGATATGTTCGCCAGCTCGCGTGCGCTAAAAGAGCAGATCCGCGCCATCGCCATGGGCGAGGCCGATATCATCATCGGCACGCAGCTGGTGGCGAAGGGGCACAACTTTCCACTGCTCACGCTGGTCGGTGTGATCGACGCAGATCTAGGTCTGCAAGGGTCGGACCTGCGCGCGGCCGAGCGGACATTTCAGCTGATGCGCCAAGTCGCGGGCCGCGCGGGCCGCGCCGACAAGCCGGGCACGGCCATGCTGCAAACCTTCCAGCCCGAACACCCGGTGATCCGTGCGATCCTGTCCGGCGACGAGGAAGGCTTCTGGCGCGCCGAGGCAGAGGAGCGCAGGCACGCGGGCGTGCCGCCCTTCGGACGCATGGCGGGCATCATCCTCAGCTCGCCCGACATGCAGCAAGCGTTCGATGTGGGTGCCGCGCTGGCGCGCTCTGACGGGCCGCTGCGCCAGATCGGCGCGCAGGTTTATGGCCCTGCGCCTGCGCCCATCGCCCGTGTCCGCGGACGCCACCGCGTGCGGTTACTGGTCAAGGCGCCCAAAGGGGCGGCGCTGCAACCGGCGCTGGCGCAGTGGATTGCAAGTGTTCGCGCGCCCAACTCGCTGCGACTGAGCGTGGATATCGACCCTCAGAGTTTTTACTGA
- a CDS encoding methylated-DNA--[protein]-cysteine S-methyltransferase yields MASASLTTPLGALCVTEEGGAITALAWHDAFMPDDTPLLRRALKQLAAYFAGELHQFDLPTRVNGTAFQRQVCEAIAAIPHGETRSYGDLAKALKAPAQAIGTGCGGNPIPIIIPCHRVLGTNGLGGFSGKGGVETKVWLLRHEGAGGLLI; encoded by the coding sequence ATGGCAAGTGCCTCGCTCACGACACCCCTCGGTGCGCTCTGCGTGACAGAGGAGGGCGGAGCAATCACAGCGCTGGCGTGGCACGATGCGTTTATGCCGGATGACACACCGCTGCTCCGCCGCGCGTTAAAGCAGTTGGCCGCTTATTTCGCAGGCGAGTTGCACCAGTTCGATCTACCCACCCGCGTCAACGGTACCGCGTTTCAGAGACAGGTCTGCGAAGCCATCGCCGCCATCCCCCACGGCGAAACGCGCAGCTACGGTGATCTGGCAAAGGCCCTAAAAGCGCCCGCGCAAGCCATCGGCACAGGCTGCGGCGGCAATCCGATCCCGATTATTATTCCCTGCCACCGGGTACTGGGGACGAACGGCCTTGGCGGTTTTTCCGGTAAGGGCGGTGTCGAGACGAAGGTTTGGCTATTGCGGCATGAAGGGGCGGGCGGGTTGTTGATTTAG
- the trpA gene encoding tryptophan synthase subunit alpha, which yields MSRIDAKFAELKTAGKKAFVAYIMAGDPDFDTSLEVVKGMPAAGVDIIELGLPFTDPMADGEAIQLAGQRALKGGMTLKRTLQLAREFRKGDDTTPIVLMGYYNPIFNHGVPQFLIDAREAGIDGLIVVDLPPEEDEELCIPAQAAGLNFIRLATPTTDDKRLPKVLQNTSGFVYYVSITGITGAAAAEAGDVAPEVARIKKQTDLPVIVGFGIRTPETSKAIAGVADGAVVGSAIVSRMAAGDSPAKVLEFVKGLADGAHSA from the coding sequence ATGAGCCGTATCGACGCCAAATTCGCCGAGTTAAAGACCGCCGGGAAAAAGGCGTTCGTGGCCTACATCATGGCCGGCGATCCCGATTTTGACACGTCGCTTGAAGTGGTCAAGGGCATGCCCGCAGCTGGCGTCGACATTATCGAGCTGGGTCTGCCCTTCACCGATCCGATGGCCGATGGTGAGGCGATCCAGCTGGCCGGGCAACGCGCGCTTAAGGGCGGCATGACGCTCAAGCGGACGCTGCAATTGGCGCGCGAATTTCGCAAGGGCGACGACACGACGCCTATCGTGTTGATGGGCTACTACAACCCGATCTTTAATCACGGCGTGCCGCAGTTCCTGATTGACGCACGCGAGGCAGGTATCGATGGCCTGATCGTCGTTGATCTGCCCCCGGAAGAGGATGAGGAACTGTGCATCCCCGCGCAGGCTGCGGGCCTCAATTTTATCCGGCTGGCAACGCCTACGACCGATGACAAGCGTCTGCCCAAAGTCCTACAGAACACCTCTGGCTTCGTCTATTATGTCTCGATCACCGGCATCACTGGCGCCGCTGCGGCCGAGGCCGGGGATGTGGCGCCAGAGGTGGCCCGCATTAAAAAACAGACCGATCTGCCCGTCATCGTCGGCTTTGGCATCCGCACGCCCGAGACGTCGAAGGCCATTGCTGGCGTGGCCGACGGCGCGGTCGTCGGATCGGCTATCGTTAGCCGGATGGCAGCGGGGGACAGCCCGGCGAAGGTGCTGGAGTTTGTCAAAGGGTTGGCCGACGGCGCCCACTCGGCCTGA
- a CDS encoding NYN domain-containing protein: MSAERIALLVDGDNISATHAKDILSYARKLGRVDVARVYGGAHHSCDWLNAPGYRVMHAGAGKNAADVLLCIDAMELALTGGLQTFAVATSDGDFTHLSQRLRERGLHVLGLGEAKAPECFRMACSTFVQLGGEEKLGETKLIPTGTSADFDRRIRAMIQQHTEKGSGMRLVDLAAAMRKKHGTQISTYPERSWRAYLANRSDLYALDPRGPEAMVRYKPAGFAGLPI; this comes from the coding sequence ATGAGTGCAGAGCGGATCGCGCTATTGGTCGATGGCGACAACATTAGCGCCACCCATGCAAAAGATATACTTTCATACGCGCGCAAATTGGGCCGGGTCGACGTCGCCCGTGTCTATGGCGGTGCGCACCACTCCTGCGACTGGCTGAACGCCCCGGGCTATCGTGTGATGCATGCGGGCGCAGGCAAAAACGCGGCTGACGTTCTCCTTTGCATTGACGCAATGGAACTGGCGCTAACGGGCGGACTTCAAACCTTTGCCGTCGCGACATCGGACGGAGATTTCACCCATCTGTCGCAACGTCTGCGAGAACGGGGATTGCATGTGCTGGGCTTGGGCGAGGCGAAAGCGCCCGAGTGTTTTCGTATGGCTTGTTCGACGTTTGTGCAGTTGGGGGGCGAAGAAAAGTTGGGAGAAACAAAGTTGATTCCTACTGGTACGTCAGCTGACTTTGACCGTAGAATCCGTGCCATGATCCAGCAGCACACCGAAAAGGGGTCCGGTATGCGGCTCGTTGATCTGGCTGCGGCAATGCGCAAAAAGCACGGCACGCAGATCAGCACCTATCCCGAGCGTAGCTGGCGCGCATATTTGGCAAACCGCTCCGACCTCTATGCTTTGGACCCGCGCGGCCCGGAAGCGATGGTCCGCTACAAGCCAGCTGGTTTCGCGGGGCTCCCTATCTAA